Proteins co-encoded in one Cricetulus griseus strain 17A/GY chromosome 1 unlocalized genomic scaffold, alternate assembly CriGri-PICRH-1.0 chr1_1, whole genome shotgun sequence genomic window:
- the Htra3 gene encoding serine protease HTRA3 isoform X4 translates to MQARALLPTALATLATLAVLALAREPPTAPCPARCDVSRCPSPRCPGGYVPDLCNCCLVCAASEGEPCGRPLDSPCGDSLECVRGVCRCRWTHAVCGTDGHTYADVCALQAASRRALQISGTPVRQLQKGACPSGLHQLTSPRYKFNFIADVVEKIAPAVVHIELFLRHPLFGRNVPLSSGSGFIMSEAGLIITNAHVVTSSNTASGRQQLKVQLQNGDAYEATIQDIDKKSDIATIVIHPKKKLPMLLLGHSADLRPGEFVVAIGSPFALQNTVTTGIVSTAQRDGKELGLRDSDMDYIQTDAIINYGNSGGPLVNLDGEVIGINTLKVAAGISFAIPSDRITRFLSEFQNKHVKALSPALH, encoded by the exons ATGCAGGCGCGTGCGCTGCTTCCCACCGCGCTGGCCACGCTGGCCACGCTGGCTGTGCTGGCGCTGGCCCGGGAGCCCCCGACGGCGCCGTGCCCTGCGCGCTGCGACGTGTCTCGCTGTCCGAGCCCGCGCTGCCCCGGGGGCTATGTTCCTGACCTCTGCAATTGCTGCCTGGTGTGCGCTGCCAGCGAGGGCGAGCCTTGCGGTCGCCCATTGGACTCACCGTGTGGAGACAGTCTAGAGTGCGTGCGCGGTGTTTGCCGCTGCCGTTGGACCCACGCAGTGTGTGGCACGGATGGGCACACCTATGCCGACGTGTGCGCGCTGCAGGCTGCCAGCCGCCGTGCCCTGCAGATCTCCGGGACGCCGGTGCGCCAGCTGCAGAAGGGCGCCTGTCCTTCGG GTCTCCACCAGTTGACCAGCCCTCGGTACAAGTTCAACTTCATCGCTGATGTGGTGGAGAAGATCGCGCCAGCTGTGGTCCATATAGAGCTCTTCCTGAG ACATCCTCTGTTTGGCCGGAATGTGCCATTGTCCAGTGGTTCCGGCTTCATCATGTCAGAGGCTGGTTTGATTATCACCAACGCCCACGTGGTCACCAGCTCCAACACCGCCTCAGGCCGGCAGCAGCTGAAGGTGCAACTACAGAATGGAGATGCCTATGAGGCAACCATCCAGGACATTGATAAGAAGTCTGACATCGCCACTATTGTAATCCACCCCAAG aaaaaGCTCCCTATGTTGCTTCTGGGTCACTCAGCAGACCTGCGGCCTGGCGAGTTTGTGGTGGCCATTGGCAGTCCCTTTGCTCTGCAGAACACTGTGACAACGGGCATTGTCAGCACTGCCCAGCGAGATGGCAAGGAGCTGGGCCTCCGAGACTCAGACATGGACTATATCCAGACAGATGCCATCATCAAT TATGGGAACTCTGGAGGACCCCTGGTGAACCTG GATGGTGAGGTCATCGGCATCAACACACTCAAGGTTGCAGCTGGCATCTCCTTTGCCATCCCCTCGGATCGCATCACACGCTTCCTCTCCGAGTTCCAAAACAAGCATGTGAAAG CCCTCTCACCAGCACTGCACTGA